A single window of Candidatus Eisenbacteria bacterium DNA harbors:
- a CDS encoding carboxypeptidase regulatory-like domain-containing protein yields the protein MSSQRPGRAKATSVVFLMGCFLVLLCHGGGFADSETPNLAESPRIRVLQSDETGVSFQFDLPDLVIEAVSLEGTDFHILSIPGGELSGDIGQPALPTFSRLISIPDQSGLNITLTVEEEEILSGHKVMPMQEDQGTVFAYDPAAYSRNDFGATPVVRKGDPAIMAGQRVVPLTFQPVQYNPAQGILKIARQIRVDVDFAGVDLRNSRTDFNRRVTPSFNDLYKSTIINYEEPDQAEIVPGTYLMICPNDAQVIAELQPLIEWRERKGTPVLFATTSQTGTSTSAIKSYIQGVYNSADPPLEYVCLVGDGTSPYLIATWRESFSGYNGEGDHPYTQLDGSDILPDVHIGRLSFNTLDKLKLIVAKMVNYESNPYLDNTSWYTRACLVGDPYDSGYTTVVVNQWIKTRLVQLGYAQIDTIWDNPFVTQMVEKLNRGDTIFSYRGIYGMSGWSNSYAYSLTNGWMLPFCVNLTCDTGSFASGTAYSEGFLMAGTGNPLAPKGGIGSIGTSTTGTHTRYNNCMHYGIFQGLLYEEQYEMGATLSRGKVEFYLNYNLSQPNTVNTWLHWNNLIGDPAGEVWTGVPQPLTVEYPSTDHLGTNSFAVTVTDHGAPVANALVCFKKGTESYITGYTNTDGEVILPTTITTTGDMLVTVTKHNYQPHLGTVSILDPAMYIGFESVIIDDDTTGDSSGNYDGIANPGETLELRVQLKNHGFVNASGVTAVLTTSDPFVTLIDTNESFGTINGGASAWSLEDFDISIAPGCPQGHIIPCVLDIASGANAWQSLMMIEVTSSELVAEGYTLYNVGGNGILDPGETGQLSVELTNAAGALAINVAGTLVSLSPGITVTDDTGSFGTIAVGNSGENTGDLFEVQANSMVFPGYLANFMVVTEFYPGRHDTSYVNFTVGTRATDDPIGPDQYGYWAFDNTDTYYPEAPIYEWIEIDTGEGGDGTLIYFNDLGQYQDQSKTINIPFPFSYYGTPYTLATVCTNGWIAMGSSYLTNFRNWTIPGAGGPNGMVAVFWDDLFQSGGGEIYQKYDSANHRWIVEWSRMRNLYNGSTETFEVIFYDPAYYSTDTGDGIIVFQYLTIANVDGLNGYATVGIENADHSDGLLYTYWNQYPLGAATLAAGRAIKFLPAAIGPTGTVTGTVRNELNSAPIQNAMVTILENGRSWVTGQEGTYVGGASAGVYTLVAQHESFEPDTSYNVLVEEGGIVTIDFNLTDVGGPVITTTTHPSTDDEIGPYPIPVSIEEYSGLSELTLFYTTNGSDYSTLPVNHQSGDEYLAEIPGQDYTAFIGYYIYGRDGLGNESFDPPGGALDPYSFYVVPVVEFFNDDLESEQGWTVGAPGDNATTGIWIRLDPNGTWAEDMPVQPEDDNTPTPGTRCYITGNGSVGGSQGENDVDDGTTTLFSPVIDLSSAEGMVMLRYYRWYTNNTGSAVDDSWVVKITDNGSDWVELENTSESARYWRLMEFNLNQYIDLTNHVQVQFIASDLNSGSIVEAGVDDMEFVFAGISGTPAPTGTTPVFLLSQNSPNPAAATTTIRFILDREGPAELLIYDVRGRVLRRLIDGPRNAGVQSVLWDGLDGRGRSVPPGIYFYRLKTDRDEATKKMVIMR from the coding sequence TCTGCCGGATTTGGTTATCGAGGCGGTCTCCCTCGAGGGAACTGATTTTCACATTCTTTCCATACCCGGTGGCGAACTTTCAGGCGACATCGGGCAACCCGCGTTGCCGACATTTTCCCGGCTCATCAGCATCCCCGATCAATCGGGCCTAAATATAACCCTGACAGTCGAGGAAGAGGAGATCCTCTCCGGCCACAAAGTCATGCCGATGCAGGAGGATCAAGGCACCGTTTTCGCCTATGACCCGGCCGCTTATTCCCGAAACGATTTCGGCGCCACACCGGTCGTTAGGAAGGGCGATCCCGCGATCATGGCGGGCCAGCGGGTTGTGCCGCTGACATTCCAACCGGTTCAATATAACCCGGCGCAAGGAATCCTGAAGATCGCGCGTCAGATCCGCGTTGATGTCGATTTCGCGGGCGTCGACCTGCGCAATAGCCGCACGGATTTTAACCGGCGCGTGACTCCAAGTTTCAACGATCTGTACAAAAGCACCATCATCAATTATGAAGAGCCCGACCAGGCCGAGATAGTTCCCGGAACTTATCTGATGATTTGTCCCAATGACGCACAGGTGATTGCGGAACTCCAGCCCCTGATTGAATGGCGCGAGCGGAAGGGAACGCCTGTTCTCTTCGCGACAACATCTCAGACCGGCACATCGACCTCCGCCATAAAGAGCTATATACAGGGGGTCTATAATTCCGCTGACCCGCCTCTGGAATATGTCTGCCTCGTCGGCGACGGAACCTCTCCTTACCTCATCGCCACATGGAGAGAATCCTTCAGCGGCTACAACGGCGAGGGGGACCATCCCTATACCCAGTTGGATGGAAGCGACATCCTTCCCGATGTCCATATCGGCCGGCTTTCCTTCAATACGCTCGACAAGCTGAAGCTTATCGTCGCTAAAATGGTCAATTATGAAAGCAATCCCTACCTGGATAACACCTCTTGGTATACCCGCGCCTGTCTTGTCGGCGACCCATATGATTCCGGCTACACAACCGTTGTTGTGAATCAGTGGATCAAGACCCGCCTGGTTCAATTGGGGTATGCGCAGATCGATACCATTTGGGATAACCCTTTCGTGACCCAGATGGTGGAAAAGCTGAACAGAGGCGACACGATCTTCAGCTACCGGGGTATCTATGGGATGAGCGGCTGGAGCAATAGCTACGCCTATAGCTTGACCAACGGCTGGATGCTACCGTTTTGCGTCAACCTAACCTGCGATACAGGCTCTTTCGCCTCCGGCACCGCCTATTCAGAGGGTTTTCTCATGGCGGGAACCGGCAACCCTCTCGCTCCCAAGGGCGGAATCGGCTCGATCGGGACTTCCACAACCGGAACCCATACGCGGTATAACAATTGCATGCACTACGGTATTTTCCAAGGCCTGCTTTACGAAGAGCAATACGAGATGGGCGCCACGCTATCCCGCGGGAAGGTGGAGTTTTATCTCAACTACAACCTCTCCCAACCCAACACCGTTAATACCTGGCTCCACTGGAACAATCTTATAGGCGATCCGGCGGGTGAAGTTTGGACCGGCGTGCCGCAGCCTTTAACGGTCGAGTATCCCTCCACTGACCATCTCGGAACAAATTCTTTTGCGGTCACCGTCACGGATCATGGTGCGCCCGTCGCCAACGCGCTGGTTTGTTTCAAGAAGGGAACGGAGTCATATATCACCGGATATACAAATACCGATGGAGAAGTGATCCTTCCCACAACCATTACGACAACCGGCGACATGCTGGTTACGGTAACCAAACATAATTATCAGCCGCATCTCGGTACGGTTTCTATTCTGGATCCGGCCATGTATATTGGTTTTGAGAGTGTGATTATCGATGATGATACTACCGGAGACAGCTCAGGCAACTATGACGGCATTGCCAATCCCGGTGAAACCCTTGAGCTGCGTGTCCAATTGAAGAACCATGGATTCGTCAACGCTTCGGGAGTGACGGCTGTCCTCACAACAAGCGATCCTTTTGTCACCCTCATCGATACCAATGAATCCTTCGGTACTATCAACGGCGGAGCCTCGGCTTGGAGCCTTGAGGACTTCGACATCTCTATCGCTCCGGGCTGTCCCCAGGGTCACATTATTCCATGCGTTCTTGATATCGCTTCCGGCGCCAATGCGTGGCAATCCCTGATGATGATCGAGGTGACTTCCTCAGAACTCGTCGCCGAAGGTTATACGCTTTACAATGTCGGCGGCAACGGGATCCTGGATCCCGGAGAAACCGGGCAGCTCAGTGTTGAATTGACCAACGCGGCCGGAGCGCTCGCGATCAACGTTGCCGGCACGCTTGTTTCATTGTCTCCCGGCATTACTGTCACCGACGATACCGGTTCCTTCGGGACCATCGCCGTCGGCAACAGCGGCGAGAATACGGGCGACCTATTTGAGGTTCAGGCGAACAGCATGGTATTTCCCGGTTATTTGGCGAATTTCATGGTCGTGACGGAATTCTACCCCGGTCGCCATGACACTTCCTATGTGAATTTTACCGTCGGGACCAGGGCCACCGACGATCCAATCGGTCCGGATCAATACGGCTATTGGGCCTTTGACAATACAGACACCTACTATCCTGAAGCACCCATATACGAATGGATCGAAATCGACACGGGAGAGGGCGGAGACGGAACTCTTATCTATTTCAACGATCTCGGCCAATATCAGGACCAATCCAAAACAATCAATATTCCCTTCCCATTCTCCTACTATGGGACTCCGTATACCTTGGCCACAGTGTGCACAAATGGCTGGATCGCCATGGGATCGAGCTATCTTACAAATTTCCGAAACTGGACGATCCCTGGAGCCGGCGGACCCAACGGCATGGTGGCGGTTTTCTGGGATGATCTTTTTCAGAGCGGCGGCGGCGAAATCTATCAAAAATATGATAGTGCGAATCATCGGTGGATCGTGGAGTGGAGCCGCATGCGAAACCTTTACAATGGTTCTACAGAGACATTCGAAGTCATCTTTTATGATCCGGCCTACTATTCAACCGACACGGGAGATGGTATCATCGTCTTCCAATACCTCACCATCGCCAACGTGGACGGTTTAAACGGCTATGCAACTGTCGGGATAGAAAATGCCGATCATTCTGATGGTTTGTTATACACTTATTGGAATCAATATCCACTAGGCGCTGCGACTCTGGCCGCCGGTCGCGCCATCAAATTCCTGCCGGCGGCTATTGGTCCTACCGGAACAGTAACCGGTACGGTGCGCAATGAACTGAACAGCGCCCCGATTCAAAACGCCATGGTGACCATCCTTGAGAACGGCCGAAGCTGGGTTACCGGCCAGGAGGGAACATATGTCGGCGGAGCGTCCGCGGGTGTCTACACCCTGGTCGCCCAACACGAGAGCTTTGAGCCCGACACAAGCTACAATGTTCTGGTTGAGGAAGGCGGGATTGTCACGATCGATTTCAATCTGACCGACGTCGGCGGCCCTGTGATCACAACGACCACGCATCCATCAACCGACGATGAGATCGGACCCTACCCGATCCCGGTCAGCATTGAGGAGTATTCCGGATTATCGGAACTAACGCTTTTCTACACCACCAACGGCTCCGATTACTCAACCCTGCCGGTCAACCATCAATCCGGCGATGAGTATCTTGCGGAAATTCCGGGCCAGGACTACACGGCCTTTATCGGGTATTACATTTACGGCCGGGACGGGCTTGGAAACGAATCCTTCGATCCGCCGGGCGGCGCATTGGATCCGTATAGCTTCTATGTTGTCCCGGTGGTCGAGTTCTTCAACGATGATCTGGAATCGGAGCAGGGATGGACGGTCGGAGCCCCCGGTGATAACGCCACGACCGGGATATGGATTCGGTTGGATCCCAACGGAACCTGGGCCGAAGACATGCCGGTGCAACCCGAGGACGACAACACGCCCACTCCGGGAACACGCTGTTACATTACCGGAAACGGTTCAGTGGGCGGCAGCCAAGGCGAAAACGATGTCGATGATGGGACGACAACCTTGTTCTCGCCGGTGATCGATCTCTCTTCCGCCGAAGGGATGGTTATGCTCCGGTATTATCGGTGGTACACGAACAATACCGGTTCGGCGGTTGACGACTCCTGGGTTGTCAAGATAACCGACAATGGCTCGGATTGGGTCGAGTTGGAAAATACCTCTGAGTCCGCCCGGTATTGGAGGCTGATGGAGTTTAATCTGAATCAGTACATTGATCTTACAAATCACGTACAGGTGCAATTCATCGCCTCGGACCTCAATAGTGGAAGTATCGTAGAGGCTGGTGTGGATGATATGGAGTTTGTTTTCGCCGGTATCAGCGGAACACCCGCCCCCACCGGCACCACGCCGGTTTTCCTCCTCTCCCAGAATTCCCCCAATCCGGCGGCCGCCACAACGACGATCCGGTTTATTTTGGATCGTGAAGGACCGGCGGAGCTCCTGATCTATGATGTGCGGGGCCGTGTTTTGCGGCGCCTGATCGACGGTCCACGGAATGCGGGGGTGCAATCGGTGCTCTGGGACGGGTTGGACGGCAGGGGCCGATCCGTACCGCCCGGTATCTATTTCTACCGTCTAAAGACGGATCGGGATGAGGCAACCAAGAAAATGGTGATCATGAGGTAG
- a CDS encoding T9SS type A sorting domain-containing protein yields the protein MKSCATFWGGSASCGQKWLTGILTLTGLFLALFAIQGFAEEIPTSELGRTPEIQILHSDDAGVSLRFELIDLVTETATIDGTEWKMLAIPGGDLAGEIGRPALPTFSRLVSIPNQSGVDISVTIEEEETRTGYRVMPMQGNDGDSFAYDAAAYDLDDFGSTAAAMTGDPAILRDQRVVTLTFQPVQYNPAQGIIKVARRIRVDVQFAGVDLRNSLDNTNRRITPSFNKLYRSTILNYVEPDRADIVPGSYLLICPNDAAVINLLQPLIEWRERKGAPVILATTAETGASAANILSYIQTVYASSDPPLEFVCLVGDANGTYAIPTWFESYSGYNGEGDNPYTLLAGGDVLSDIHIGRISIASLSELELIVAKTVGYESEPYMEETDWYKRACLVADTSPSGWSCVTVQQWIKTRLIEMGYTDIDTLWPEPVPPDMITELNKGDTFFSYRGYLGMSSWSSSNAYSLTNGWKMPFCVNITCDTGSFASGTARSEGFLRAGSVNPITPKGGVGSIGTATTGTHTRYNNCMHYGIHHGMLYDELYEMGAALTRGKVEMYINYQLREPTKVQIWSHWNNLMGDPAGEIFTDIPVELSVNHPASLYRGANSLAVSVTAGPLPVADAQVCLLKDGETYIVGYTDGNGEVELPIVTDAAGDLLVTVTKHNCLPYLATVPVTNPTLFVGFESFTIDDDTSGESQGDNNGLPNPGETIELPVQVKNFGTSSAASVTATLTTDDPYITITDGNEAFGTVAGGASVWSADDFDFTIDLGCPHGRVIQFALEVSSGATSWHSLVEVEVISADLQFQDFRVEDGFNGILDPGETAGLRLKIYNGGGITAENAVGTLVSLSPLITVTDAAGTFGSIPAGLAGDNLSDLFEVHADNGAHPGYQAHFLAYMEFSGGMKDTVFAQITVGNRTVGDPIGPDAHGYWAFYNTDVNYTEAPTYNWIEIDPNYGGDGVEISLSDFGEYQDDSKTLDIPFPFMYYGETFTRATVCSNGWMAMGSTYLNNYRNWNIPGAGSPQDMLAVFWDNLYRTGNAAVYQKFDAANHRWIVQWSRMRHFDTGATETFQVLLYDPAHYPTSSGDGEIVYQYETIVNNDSGENYATVGIQNHTQTDGLLYTYANSYPTGAAALAAGRAIRFMPITAEPTGGIAGTVRNDYNNNPIESVNVKLLETGTSWNTTAAGTYSGSAPEGIYTVITTHSSFDPDTTYNVEVILGQQVTVDFYLTDIAAPVITTTQHLTTNDTEGPYEIPVTIEEYTGVTLATLFYRTGGPDWTPVPLTHISGHEYLGEIPGQDYTTYVEYYIYSRDNLGYETYDPAGAPILYYGFLVAPAVQLFMDDLETNQGWTVGAPGDDATTGIWERVDSNAIWEGEYEVQPEDDHTPDPGVLCFVTGNAPEGSAQGTNDVDGGTTTLFSPVIDLSSMSGTANLTYYRWYSCDTGYSTDDVWIVQITDNGTDWVSLENTGTSDRSWRKMDFILNNYVDLTDHIQVKFIASDLGTGGVVEAAVDDFEILFTGTSDVAEEASPAPFLLFQNHPNPASSSTTIRFALDSEGPVHLVLYDIQGRVLRHLIDGNRKAGMQSILWDGRDGSGNKVPSGIYFYRIQTADQSATRKMIFIQ from the coding sequence GTGAAGTCTTGCGCGACTTTTTGGGGGGGATCCGCGTCTTGCGGGCAGAAGTGGTTGACGGGCATTCTAACCCTGACCGGTCTTTTCCTGGCTCTCTTCGCGATTCAGGGGTTCGCCGAGGAGATCCCAACCAGTGAATTGGGCAGAACGCCCGAGATTCAGATCCTTCATTCCGACGACGCCGGCGTCAGCCTGCGATTCGAACTGATCGACCTGGTCACTGAAACGGCCACGATCGATGGGACGGAATGGAAGATGCTGGCGATCCCCGGCGGCGATCTCGCCGGTGAGATCGGCCGGCCGGCCCTGCCGACCTTCTCCCGCCTTGTCTCCATCCCCAATCAATCGGGGGTGGACATCTCCGTGACCATCGAGGAAGAGGAGACAAGGACCGGATATCGCGTCATGCCGATGCAGGGAAACGATGGGGACAGCTTCGCCTATGATGCCGCGGCTTATGATCTCGATGATTTCGGCTCCACCGCCGCCGCGATGACCGGTGACCCCGCGATCCTCAGGGATCAGCGCGTGGTGACTTTAACATTCCAGCCCGTTCAATACAATCCGGCGCAAGGGATCATCAAGGTCGCGCGCCGAATCCGTGTCGATGTCCAATTCGCCGGCGTTGATCTGCGCAACTCACTCGATAATACCAACCGGCGCATTACTCCAAGCTTCAACAAGTTATACCGCAGCACCATCCTCAATTACGTGGAACCTGATCGCGCCGATATCGTGCCGGGATCCTATCTATTGATTTGCCCCAACGACGCCGCCGTCATCAATCTTCTTCAGCCGCTCATTGAATGGCGGGAACGCAAGGGAGCCCCGGTGATCCTGGCAACCACGGCGGAAACCGGCGCCAGCGCCGCCAATATTTTGAGCTATATTCAAACCGTCTACGCTTCATCCGATCCGCCTCTCGAGTTTGTCTGCCTCGTGGGAGACGCCAATGGGACGTATGCGATCCCCACTTGGTTCGAATCGTATAGCGGCTACAACGGAGAAGGAGACAATCCCTATACATTGCTGGCGGGTGGAGATGTCCTCTCCGATATTCATATCGGCCGGATCTCCATCGCCAGTCTGAGCGAGCTCGAGCTGATCGTCGCCAAAACGGTCGGCTATGAAAGCGAGCCTTACATGGAGGAAACGGATTGGTACAAGCGCGCCTGTCTGGTCGCTGACACCTCGCCCTCCGGTTGGAGCTGCGTAACGGTCCAACAGTGGATTAAAACCCGCCTGATCGAGATGGGTTATACAGATATAGATACACTTTGGCCGGAACCTGTACCTCCCGACATGATCACTGAGCTCAACAAAGGGGACACATTTTTCAGTTATCGCGGTTACCTGGGGATGAGCAGCTGGAGCAGCAGTAATGCCTATTCATTAACCAATGGATGGAAAATGCCCTTCTGTGTGAATATCACCTGCGATACCGGCTCTTTTGCCAGCGGGACAGCGCGTTCGGAGGGATTTTTGCGGGCCGGAAGCGTCAATCCGATAACGCCCAAAGGCGGCGTCGGCTCTATCGGAACCGCCACCACCGGAACTCACACCCGGTATAACAATTGTATGCACTACGGCATCCATCATGGAATGCTCTACGACGAACTTTACGAGATGGGTGCGGCTTTGACCCGCGGCAAGGTAGAGATGTACATCAACTATCAACTGCGCGAACCGACTAAGGTGCAAATATGGAGCCACTGGAACAATCTTATGGGTGACCCGGCGGGTGAAATATTCACAGATATCCCCGTCGAACTATCAGTGAATCATCCGGCCTCTCTCTATAGAGGAGCAAATTCCCTTGCGGTAAGCGTAACCGCCGGCCCCCTGCCTGTGGCCGATGCGCAGGTTTGCCTCCTCAAGGATGGAGAAACGTATATCGTCGGATACACCGACGGCAACGGCGAAGTAGAGCTTCCGATTGTGACAGACGCGGCGGGAGATCTTCTTGTAACCGTAACCAAGCACAATTGCCTGCCCTATTTGGCCACCGTGCCGGTAACCAACCCAACGCTCTTTGTCGGATTTGAAAGCTTCACCATTGATGATGACACTTCCGGCGAGAGCCAAGGCGACAACAACGGCCTGCCGAACCCGGGCGAGACAATCGAGCTTCCCGTTCAGGTCAAGAATTTCGGCACATCGAGCGCCGCCAGCGTCACGGCGACCCTCACAACCGATGATCCCTACATCACGATCACCGATGGAAATGAAGCCTTCGGCACAGTTGCGGGCGGTGCGTCCGTATGGAGCGCCGACGATTTTGACTTCACGATCGATCTTGGGTGTCCGCATGGGCGTGTCATCCAGTTCGCCCTGGAAGTCAGCTCCGGCGCCACCAGTTGGCATTCGCTGGTTGAGGTTGAGGTTATCTCGGCGGATCTTCAATTCCAGGACTTCCGTGTCGAAGACGGCTTCAACGGTATCCTTGACCCCGGAGAGACAGCGGGACTAAGGCTCAAGATATACAATGGGGGTGGTATCACGGCTGAGAATGCTGTTGGGACCCTCGTTTCCCTCAGCCCGCTGATCACGGTGACTGACGCCGCCGGCACTTTTGGATCGATCCCCGCCGGCCTGGCCGGCGATAATTTGAGTGACCTGTTCGAGGTGCATGCCGACAACGGCGCCCACCCGGGCTACCAAGCTCATTTCCTGGCTTATATGGAATTCTCCGGCGGGATGAAAGATACCGTCTTTGCCCAAATCACGGTCGGAAACCGCACTGTGGGCGACCCCATCGGGCCCGATGCCCACGGTTATTGGGCCTTTTATAATACCGACGTTAATTACACCGAGGCACCCACCTATAACTGGATCGAGATCGATCCGAATTACGGCGGCGATGGCGTCGAAATCTCTCTCAGCGATTTCGGCGAATACCAGGATGATTCGAAGACCCTCGATATTCCCTTCCCGTTTATGTATTACGGCGAGACCTTTACCCGCGCCACTGTTTGTTCAAACGGCTGGATGGCGATGGGTTCGACCTATCTCAACAACTACCGTAATTGGAATATCCCCGGCGCCGGAAGTCCGCAGGATATGCTGGCTGTATTCTGGGATAACTTGTACCGCACCGGCAACGCCGCCGTCTATCAGAAATTCGACGCCGCGAATCACCGGTGGATTGTTCAATGGAGCCGGATGAGACATTTTGATACGGGCGCCACAGAAACGTTCCAGGTCCTCCTTTATGATCCCGCGCATTATCCAACCAGTTCCGGTGACGGCGAGATTGTTTATCAATATGAAACAATCGTCAACAATGACAGCGGGGAGAATTACGCTACCGTTGGGATTCAGAATCACACACAGACCGATGGCTTACTCTATACCTATGCGAACAGCTACCCGACAGGCGCGGCAGCCCTTGCCGCCGGACGGGCGATCCGGTTTATGCCGATTACCGCCGAGCCGACCGGGGGAATCGCCGGAACGGTTCGTAACGACTATAACAACAATCCGATCGAGAGCGTCAATGTAAAGCTTCTGGAAACAGGGACCAGCTGGAACACAACCGCCGCCGGAACCTATTCGGGCTCCGCCCCTGAAGGAATCTATACGGTGATCACGACACATTCGAGTTTTGATCCCGATACGACGTATAACGTTGAGGTTATCCTGGGCCAGCAGGTCACGGTTGATTTCTATCTCACTGATATCGCCGCCCCGGTGATCACGACAACCCAGCATCTCACGACAAATGATACCGAAGGGCCGTATGAGATCCCGGTGACGATCGAGGAATATACCGGTGTGACATTGGCCACATTGTTCTACAGAACCGGCGGCCCCGATTGGACACCTGTGCCCCTTACACACATCTCCGGCCACGAGTATCTTGGCGAGATTCCGGGACAGGATTATACGACCTATGTTGAGTATTATATCTACTCACGGGACAACCTCGGTTATGAAACCTACGATCCGGCGGGCGCGCCGATTCTTTACTACGGCTTCCTCGTTGCGCCGGCGGTGCAGCTCTTTATGGATGATCTCGAAACAAATCAGGGGTGGACCGTCGGCGCCCCGGGTGACGATGCGACGACCGGAATCTGGGAGCGGGTCGACTCCAACGCCATCTGGGAGGGCGAATACGAGGTTCAGCCTGAAGATGATCATACTCCCGATCCGGGTGTCCTGTGCTTCGTTACCGGAAACGCCCCTGAGGGTTCAGCCCAGGGTACCAACGACGTGGATGGCGGCACGACGACCCTATTCTCACCGGTGATCGACCTTTCCTCCATGTCCGGAACCGCCAACCTGACCTACTATCGTTGGTACTCATGCGACACAGGATATTCGACAGACGACGTTTGGATTGTTCAGATAACAGATAATGGAACCGATTGGGTCTCTCTGGAAAACACGGGAACCAGCGATCGCAGTTGGAGGAAGATGGATTTCATCCTCAATAACTATGTCGACCTCACCGATCACATACAGGTCAAATTCATCGCCTCGGATCTTGGAACGGGGGGCGTTGTAGAAGCGGCTGTCGATGATTTTGAGATCCTCTTTACAGGGACCAGCGACGTGGCGGAGGAAGCGAGCCCCGCGCCCTTCCTCCTCTTCCAGAATCATCCGAACCCCGCTTCATCCTCGACGACGATCCGGTTCGCCTTGGATTCCGAGGGGCCGGTGCATTTGGTCCTTTACGATATTCAAGGACGCGTCCTGCGGCACCTGATTGACGGGAACCGCAAAGCCGGGATGCAATCGATCCTTTGGGACGGGCGGGATGGATCCGGAAACAAGGTTCCATCGGGGATCTATTTCTACCGGATTCAGACCGCGGATCAGTCGGCAACGAGGAAGATGATATTCATCCAGTGA
- a CDS encoding LemA family protein, whose product MLIILGLIFVVLITIFIMYNSLIGKKNQVENAFAGIDTLLKKRYDLIPNLVSAVKQYMKHEAGVLTEITELRAKATSGTLSSDEAVDLNNKIGRALGGIMVAVENYPDLKASENFQQLQRTLNEVEEQISAARRSFNASVTDFNNAVEMFPTNIMAGMMGYKRRQLFEIPESERQNPNVGDLFRA is encoded by the coding sequence ATGCTCATAATTCTTGGACTTATCTTTGTTGTGCTGATTACGATTTTTATTATGTACAACAGCCTTATCGGGAAAAAGAACCAGGTCGAAAACGCCTTCGCCGGCATTGATACGCTGCTTAAGAAACGTTATGACCTTATTCCGAATCTCGTGTCCGCTGTGAAGCAATATATGAAGCATGAGGCCGGTGTCTTGACAGAAATCACAGAACTTCGCGCAAAGGCGACATCCGGCACCCTTTCTTCCGATGAAGCCGTCGATCTTAACAATAAAATCGGTCGGGCCCTAGGCGGCATCATGGTGGCCGTTGAAAACTATCCGGATCTCAAGGCCAGTGAAAACTTCCAGCAACTGCAACGTACGCTTAACGAAGTTGAAGAGCAGATCTCCGCGGCCAGAAGATCGTTTAACGCATCTGTTACAGATTTCAACAATGCTGTTGAGATGTTCCCGACCAATATCATGGCAGGCATGATGGGCTATAAAAGACGGCAACTCTTTGAAATTCCGGAATCCGAACGCCAAAACCCGAATGTCGGTGACCTGTTCAGGGCATAA
- a CDS encoding DUF3137 domain-containing protein gives MKTIAEFQQHYEKDLKPVLLELEGWRARISRKFVRIASAIIIAGGLLIFALYLINAPDWLLFITAGLSFVAIMIFYARLTVKFVAEFKRRIVGDIVKYLDPSLAYSPTGHVTQQQFVASRIFKHQIDRYGGEDCVSGKLDATAIKFSEIHAEYKTEHTDSKGRRRTEWHTIFKGLFFIGDFNKNFNGVTVVLPDTAERLFGFLGNKFQNVFKHHGELVKLEDPEFEKLFVVYGDDQIEARYILSTSLMRRIVEFKKKTGYNIYISFVNSNVNVAITTRKNMFEPRIFSTLMDFELAREYFEDLQLATGIVDDLNLNTRIWTKS, from the coding sequence ATGAAGACAATTGCTGAGTTTCAGCAGCACTATGAAAAAGATCTGAAACCGGTTCTCCTGGAACTCGAGGGGTGGCGCGCAAGGATCAGCAGGAAGTTCGTGCGGATCGCGTCCGCCATTATCATTGCGGGTGGTCTTCTGATCTTTGCATTGTACTTGATAAATGCACCGGATTGGCTTCTATTCATAACGGCCGGATTGAGTTTTGTCGCCATCATGATCTTCTACGCGCGCCTGACCGTAAAATTCGTCGCTGAATTCAAACGCAGAATCGTCGGCGATATCGTGAAATACCTGGACCCCAGCCTCGCTTACTCGCCCACTGGTCACGTTACGCAGCAACAATTCGTTGCCAGCCGCATCTTCAAGCATCAGATTGACCGTTACGGCGGGGAGGATTGCGTTTCGGGAAAGCTCGATGCAACAGCCATTAAGTTTTCTGAAATACATGCCGAGTACAAAACCGAACATACGGACAGCAAGGGCCGGCGCCGCACAGAATGGCACACAATATTCAAAGGATTATTTTTTATTGGGGACTTCAACAAAAATTTCAATGGTGTTACAGTCGTTCTTCCCGACACGGCGGAGCGGCTTTTTGGATTTCTCGGAAATAAATTCCAGAACGTTTTCAAGCACCACGGTGAATTGGTAAAGCTTGAGGATCCAGAGTTCGAAAAGCTCTTTGTTGTTTATGGCGACGACCAAATCGAGGCAAGGTATATCCTTTCTACCAGTCTTATGCGGCGAATTGTAGAATTTAAAAAGAAGACCGGATATAATATCTATATCTCGTTTGTGAATTCCAATGTGAATGTGGCGATCACGACGCGGAAAAATATGTTTGAGCCTCGGATTTTCAGCACCCTGATGGATTTCGAGCTCGCCCGGGAGTATTTCGAGGATCTCCAATTGGCGACCGGAATTGTCGACGATCTAAACTTGAATACCCGAATTTGGACAAAAAGCTGA